CAACATTCAGGAATAGCTGGTTGCCAGCACTTTCTTATTTCAATTAACCTCAAACGATTCCTAcaacatgcacaataaaaatacagattgtgtggggggaaaaaaaaaaccatgtGTTCTTGTTGTATCTGAAGTCTCAAAAAGTCTAGAGAAGGTTAAGGTGCAGTTAGCTGGGATCAGATACTACTGTGCTGCATGCTAAAGCATCGTCATCACCACATTTCTGAGTAAAACTTACCTGTACACGAAAGTGGCAGTACGTgttccatacaaacacaccatcaTATCAAAGTTCATGTCTAAACCATGTTGTTTATCTAAATTTCTAATGTCTGAACTAAAATTAAGATCATTAATTGTTAATGACAAAATGTAGCCATCGTGGTCCCCAGAATTGCACCAGACCAGAAAATTGTGTGCTTGGTCACACCGAACCACTATTCTTCCAACAATCGGTTGGTGTGGTCCCCTCAAGGTGCAAAAACCAGAATGTACTTGGCACTAAATATTAAAGATGGGTTCCACTGATCACAACACTATCCCTTCTTCTAtctaacagttttttttattaaaaacaacAGTTAAAAACCCTATCAATTGAATATTCTTTCATAGGGGAGACAGTGAAATGAAAACTCATTACCTTTTTCTTGGACACTGTCGAAAGCACTGCAAGCGGCTGAGATGTTTTAGGGGCCTCTACTGCGGCAGATTTGGTCATAAGACGTTTCTTTCCAATCTGAGAAACAATGTGAAACAACATTCAGGAATAGCTGGTTGCCAGTACTTTCTTATTTCAATTAACCTCCAACGATTCCTACAACATGCACGATAAAAATACAGATtgtgtggggggaaaaaagaatcaTGTGTTCTTGTTGTATCAGAAGTCTCAAAAAGTCTACAGAATAGGTATAGGGCAGTTAGCTAGGATCAGATACTACTGTGCTGCATGCTAAAGCATTGTCATCATCACATTTCTGAGTATGACTTACCTGTACACGTATGTGGCAGCAAGTGTTCCATACAAAAACACGCTCACATCAAAGTTCATGTCTAAACCATGTTGTTAATCTAAATTTCTAATGTCTGAACTAAAATTAATATCATTAATTGTTAATGACAAAATGTAGCTATCGTGGTCCCCAGAATTGCACCAGACCAGAAAATTGTGTGCTTGGTCACACCTAACCACTATTCTTCCAACAATCGGTTGGTGTGGTCCCCTCAAGGTGCAAAAACCAGAAGGTGCTTGGCACTAAATATTAAAGATGGGTTCCACTGATCACAACACTATTCCTTCTTCTATCTAACAGTTTTTATTAAAAATAACAGTTAAAGACCTCATCAATTGAATATTCTTTCAGAAGGGAGCCAGTGACATAACTCATTACCTTTTTCTCGGACACTGATGATAGCACTGCAAGCTGCGGAGATGTTTCAGGGGCCTCTAAAAGCTGCGGAGATGTTTCAGGGGCCTCTACTGCAGGAGACATGGTCTCAACTGGTTCCTCTTCAATCTGAAAAACAATGTGAAACAACATTCAGGAATAGCTGGTTGCCAGCACTTTCTTATTTCAATTAACCTCAAACGATTCCTAcaacatgcacaataaaaatacagattgtgtggggggggaaaaaaaaaccatGTGTTCTTGTTGTATCTGAAGTCTCAAAAAGTCTAGAGAAGGTTAAGGTGCAGTTAGCTGGGATCAGATACTACTGTGCTGCATGCTAAAGCATCGTCATCACCACATTTCTGAGTAAAACTTACCTGTACACGAAAGTGGCAGTACGTgttccatacaaacacaccatcaTATCAAAGTTCATGTCTAAACCATGTTGTTTATCTAAATTTCTAATGTCTGAACTAAAATTAAGATCATTAATTGTTAATGACAAAATGTAGCCATCGTGGTCCCCAGAATTGCACCAGACCAGAAAATTGTGTGCTTGGTCACACCGAACCACTATTCTTCCAACAATCGGTTGGTGTGGTCCCCTCAAGGTGCAAAAACCAGAATGTACTTGGCACTAAATATTAAAGATGGGTTCCACTGATCACAACACTATTCCTTCTTCTATCTAACAGTTTTTATTAAAAATAACAGTTAAAGACCTCATCAATTGAATATTCTTTCAGAAGGGAGCCAGTGACATAACTCATTACCTTTTTCTCGGACACTGATGATAGCACTGCAAGCTGCGGAGATGTTTCAGGTGCCTCTAAAAGCTGCGGAGATGTTTCAGGGGCCTCTACTGCAGGAGACATGGTCTCAACTGGTTCCTCTTCAATCTGAAAAACAATGTGAAACAACATTCAGGAATAGCTGGTTGCCAGCACTTTCTTATTTCAATTAACCTCAAACGATTCCTAcaacatgcacaataaaaatacagattgtgtggggggggaaaaaaaaccatGTGTTCTTGTTGTATCTGAAGTCTCAAAAAGTCTAGAGAAGGTTAAGGTGCAGTTAGCTGGGATCAGATACTACTGTGCTGCATGCTAAAGCATCGTCATCACCACATTTCTGAGTAAAACTTACCTGTACACGAAAGTGGCAGTACGTgttccatacaaacacaccatcaTATCAAAGTTCATGTCTAAACCATGTTGTTTATCTAAATTTCTAATGTCTGAACTAAAATTAAGATCATTAATTGTTAATGACAAAATGTAGCCATCGTGGTCCCCAGAATTGCACCAGACCAGAAAATTGTGTGCTTGGTCACACCGAACCACTATTCTTCCAACAATCGGTTGGTGTGGTCCCCTCAAGGTGCAAAAACCAGAATGTACTTGGCACTAAATATTAAAGATGGGTTCCACTGATCACAACACTATCCCTTCTTCTAtctaacagttttttttattaaaaacaacAGTTAAAAACCCTATCAATTGAATATTCTTTCATAGGGGAGACAGTGAAATGAAAACTCATTACCTTTTTCTTGGACACTGTCGAAAGCACTGCAAGCGGCTGAGATGTTTTAGGGGCCTCTACTGCGGCAGATTTGGTCATAAGACGTTTCTTTCCAATCTGAGAAACAATGTGAAACAACATTCAGGAATAGCTGGTTGCCAGTACTTTCTTATTTCAATTAACCTCCAACGATTCCTACAACATGCACGATAAAAATACAGATtgtgtggggggaaaaaagaatcaTGTGTTCTTGTTGTATCAGAAGTCTCAAAAAGTCTACAGAATAGGTATAGGGCAGTTAGCTAGGATCAGATACTACTGTGCTGCATGCTAAAGCATTGTCATCATCACATTTCTGAGTATGACTTACCTGTACACGTATGTGGCAGCAAGTGTTCCATACAAAAACACGCTCACATCAAAGTTCATGTCTAAACCATGTTGTTAATCTAAATTTCTAATGTCTGAACTAAAATTAATATCATTAATTGTTAATGACAAAATGTAGCTATCGTGGTCCCCAGAATTGCACCAGACCAGAAAATTGTGTGCTTGGTCACACCTAACCACTATTGTTCCAACAGACATTTTAATAATAGGTTGATGTGGTCCCCTCAAGGTGCAAAAACCAGAAGGTGCTTGGCACTAAATATTAAAGATGGGTTCCACTGATCACAACACTATTCCTTTTTCTATctaacagttttttttaaaaataacagtTAAAGACCCTATCAATTGAATATTCTTTCATAGGGGAGCCAGTGAAATGAACTCATTACCTTTTTCTTGGACACTGTCGAAAGCACTGCAGGCGGCTGAGATGTTTTAGGGGCCTCTACTGCGGCAGATTTGGTCATAAGACGTTTCTTTCCAATCTGAAAAACAATGTGAAACAACATTCAGGAGGTGTCTAAGCTTCTTACAAGCAGCCGTCCTACCTCGATCACTGGACCCTATCCCAAACACCCTTCtctttgtaagtcgctttggataaaagcatcagctaaatgcataaatgtaAGTGTAAATGCAATTGATTATTCTTTCGTTGAGGAGCCAGTGACATAAAACTCATTACCTTTTTCTTGGACACTGATGATAGCACTGCAAGCTGCTGAGATGTTTCAGGGGCCTCTACTGCAGGAGACATGGTCTCAACTGGTTCCTCTTTAATCTGAAAAACAATGTGAAACAACATTCAGGAATAGCTGGTTGCCAGTACTCTCTTATTTCAATTCACACCAAACAATTCCTACAACATGCCCAGTAAAAATACAGattgtctgttttttgttttttttaatcccaCGTTCTTGTTGTATCAGAAGTCTCAAAGTCTTCAGAATAGGTACAGGGCAGTTAGCTGGGATCAGATACTACTGTGCTGCATGCTAAAGCATCGTCATCACCACATTTCTGAGTAAAACTAACCTGTACACGTATGTGGCAGCAAGTGTTCCATACAAAAACACGCTCACATCAAAGTTCATGTCTAAACCATGTTGTTTATCTAAATTTCTAATGTCTGAACTAAAATTAATATCATTAATTGTTAATGACAAAATGTAGCTATCGTGGTCCCCAGAATTGCACCAGACCAGAAAATTGTGTGCTTGGTCACACCTAACCACTATTCTTCCAACAATCGGTTGGTGTGGTCCCCTCAAGGTGCAAAAACCAGAATGTACTTGGCACTAAATATTAAAGATGGGTTCCACTGATCACAACACTATTCCTTCTTCTATCTAACAGTTTTTATTAAAAATAACAGTTAAAGACCTCATCAATTGAATATTCTTTCAGAAGGGAGCCAGTGACATAACTCATTACCTTTTTCTCGGACACTGATGATAGCACTGCAAGCTGCGGAGATGTTTCAGGTGCCTCTAAAAGCTGCGGAGATGTTTCAGGGGCCTCTACTGCAGGAGACATGGTCTCAACTGGTTCCTCTTCAATCTGAAAAACAATGTGAAACAACATTCAGGAATAGCTGGTTGCCAGCACTTTCTTATTTCAATTAACCTCAAACGATTCCTAcaacatgcacaataaaaatacagattgtgtggggggggaaaaaaaaccatGTGTTCTTGTTGTATCTGAAGTCTCAAAAAGTCTAGAGAAGGTTAAGGTGCAGTTAGCTGGGATCAGATACTACTGTGCTGCATGCTAAAGCATCGTCATCACCACATTTCTGAGTAAAACTTACCTGTACACGAAAGTGGCAGTACGTgttccatacaaacacaccatcaTATCAAAGTTCATGTCTAAACCATGTTGTTTATCTAAATTTCTAATGTCTGAACTAAAATTAAGATCATTAATTGTTAATGACAAAATGTAGCCATCGTGGTCCCCAGAATTGCACCAGACCAGAAAATTGTGTGCTTGGTCACACCTAACCACTATTGTTCCAACAATCGGTTGGTGTGGTCCCCTCAAGGTGCAAAAACCAGAATGCACTTGGCACTAAATATTAAAGATGGGTTCCACTGATCACAACACTATCCCTTCTTCTAtctaacagttttttttattaaaaacaacAGTTAAAAACCCTATCAATTGAATATTCTTTCATAGGGGAGACAGTGAAATGAAAACTCATTACCTTTTTCTTGGACACTGTCGAAAGCACTGCAAGCGGCTGAGATGTTTTAGGGGCCTCTACTGCGGCAGATTTGGTCATAAGACGTTTCTTTCCAATCTGAGAAACAATGTGAAACAACATTCAGGAATAGCTGGTTGCCAGTACTTTCTTATTTCAATTAACCTCCAACGATTCCTACAACATGCACGATAAAAATACAGATtgtgtggggggaaaaaagaatcaTGTGTTCTTGTTGTATCAGAAGTCTCAAAAAGTCTACAGAATAGGTATAGGGCAGTTAGCTAGGATCAGATACTACTGTGCTGCATGCTAAAGCATTGTCATCATCACATTTCTGAGTATGACTTACCTGTACACGTATGTGGCAGCAAGTGTTCCATACAAAAACACGCTCACATCAAAGTTCATGTCTAAACCATGTTGTTAATCTAAATTTCTAATGTCTGAACTAAAATTAATATCATTAATTGTTAATGACAAAATGTAGCTATCGTGGTCCCCAGAATTGCACCAGACCAGAAAATTGTGTGCTTGGTCACACCTAACCACTATTGTTCCAACAGACATTTTAATAATAGGTTGATGTGGTCCCCTCAAGGTGCAAAAACCAGAAGGTGCTTGGCACTAAATATTAAAGATGGGTTCCACTGATCACAACACTATTCCTTTTTCTATctaacagttttttttaaaaataacagtTAAAGACCCTATCAATTGAATATTCTTTCATAGGGGAGCCAGTGAAATGAACTCATTACCTTTTTCTTGGACACTGTCGAAAGCACTGCAGGCGGCTGAGATGTTTTAGGGGCCTCTACTGCGGCAGATTTGGTCATAAGACGTTTCTTTCCAATCTGAAAAACAATGTGAAACAACATTCAGGAGGTGTCTAAGCTTCTTACAAGCAGCCGTCCTACCTCGATCACTGGACCCTATCCCAAACACCCTTCtctttgtaagtcgctttggataaaagcatcagctaaatgcataaatgtaAGTGTAAATGCAATTGATTATTCTTTCGTTGAGGAGCCAGTGACATAAAACTCATTACCTTTTTCTTGGACACTGATGATAGCACTGCAAGCTGCTGAGATGTTTCAGGGGCCTCTACTGCAGGAGACATGGTCTCAACTGGTTCCTCTTTAATCTGAAAAACAATGTGAAACAACATTCAGGAATAGCTGGTTGCCAGTACTCTCTTATTTCAATTCACACCAAACAATTCCTACAACATGCCCAGTAAAAATACAGattgtctgttttttgttttttttaatcccaCGTTCTTGTTGTATCAGAAGTCTCAAAGTCTTCAGAATAGGTACAGGGCAGTTAGCTGGGATCAGATACTACTGTGCTGCATGCTAAAGCATTGTCATCACCACATTTCTGAGTAAAACTAACCTGTACACGTATGTGGCAGCAAGTGTTCCATACAAAAACACGCTCACATCAAAGTTCATGTCTAAACCATGTTGTTTATCTAAATTTCTAATGTCTGAACTAAAATTAATATCATTAATTGTTAATGACAAAATGTAGCTATCGTGGTCCCCAGAATTGCACCAGACCAGAAAATTGTGTGCTTGGTCACACCTAACCACTATTCTTCCAACAATCGGTTGGTGTGGTCCCCTCAAGGTGCAAAAACCAGAATGTACTTGGCACTAAATATTAAAGATGGGTTCCACTGATCACAACACTATTCCTTCTTCTATCTAACAGTTTTTATTAAAAATAACAGTTAAAGACCTCATCAATTGAATATTCTTTCAGAAGGGAGCCAGTGACATAACTCATTACCTTTTTCTCGGACACTGATGATAGCACTGCAAGCTGCGGAGATGTTTCAGGTGCCTCTAAAAGCTGCGGAGATGTTTCAGGGGCCTCTACTGCAGGAGACATGGTCTCAACTGGTTCCTCTTCAATCTGAAAAACAATGTGAAACAACATTCAGGAATAGCTGGTTGCCAGCACTTTCTTATTTCAATTAACCTCAAACGATTCCTAcaacatgcacaataaaaatacagattgtgtggggggggaaaaaaaaccatGTGTTCTTGTTGTATCTGAAGTCTCAAAAAGTCTAGAGAAGGTTAAGGTGCAGTTAGCTGGGATCAGATACTACTGTGCTGCATGCTAAAGCATCGTCATCACCACATTTCTGAGTAAAACTTACCTGTACACGAAAGTGGCAGTACGTgttccatacaaacacaccatcaTATCAAAGTTCATGTCTAAACCATGTTGTTTATCTAAATTTCTAATGTCTGAACTAAAATTAAGATCATTAATTGTTAATGACAAAATGTAGCCATCGTGGTCCCCAGAATTGCACCAGACCAGAAAATTGTGTGCTTGGTCACACCGAACCACTATTCTTCCAACAATCGGTTGGTGTGGTCCCCTCAAGGTGCAAAAACCAGAATGCACTTGGCACTAAATATTAAAGATGGGTTCCACTGATCACAACACTATCCCTTCTTCTAtctaacagttttttttattaaaaacaacAGTTAAAAACCCTATCAATTGAATATTCTTTCATAGGGGAGACAGTGAAATGAAAACTCATTACCTTTTTCTTGGACACTGTCGAAAGCACTGCAAGCGGCTGAGATGTTTTAGGGGCCTCTACTGCGGCAGATTTGGTCATAAGACGTTTCTTTCCAATCTGAGAAACAATGTGAAACAACATTCAGGAATAGCTGGTTGCCAGTACTTTCTTATTTCAATTAACCTCCAACGATTCCTACAACATGCACGATAAAAATACAGATtgtgtggggggaaaaaagaatcaTGTGTTCTTGTTGTATCAGAAGTCTCAAAAAGTCTACAGAATAGGTATAGGGCAGTTAGCTAGGATCAGATACTACTGTGCTGCATGCTAAAGCATTGTCATCATCACATTTCTGAGTATGACTTACCTGTACACGTATGTGGCAGCAAGTGTTCCATACAAAAACACGCTCACATCAAAGTTCATGTCTAAACCATGTTGTTAATCTAAATTTCTAATGTCTGAACTAAAATTAATATCATTAATTGTTAATGACAAAATGTAGCTATCGTGGTCCCCAGAATTGCACCAGACCAGAAAATTGTGTGCTTGGTCACACCTAACCACTATTGTTCCAACAGACATTTTAATAATAGGTTGATGTGGTCCCCTCAAGGTGCAAAAACCAGAAGGTGCTTGGCACTAAATATTAAAGATGGGTTCCACTGATCACAACACTATTCCTTTTTCTATctaacagttttttttaaaaataacagtTAAAGACCCTATCAATTGAATATTCTTTCATAGGGGAGCCAGTGAAATGAACTCATTACCTTTTTCTTGGACACTGTCGAAAGCACTGCAGGCGGCTGAGATGTTTTAGGGGCCTCTACTGCGGCAGATTTGGTCATAAGACGTTTCTTTCCAATCTGAAAAACAATGTGAAACAACATTCAGGAGGTGTCTAAGCTTCTTACAAGCAGCCGTCCTACCTCGATCACTGGACCCTATCCCAAACACCCTTCtctttgtaagtcgctttggataaaagcatcagctaaatgcataaatgtaAGTGTAAATGCAATTGATTATTCTTTCGTTGAGGAGCCAGTGACATAAAACTCATTACCTTTTTCTTGGACACTGATGATAGCACTGCAAGCTGCTGAGATGTTTCAGGGGCCTCTACTGCAGGAGACATGGTCTCAACTGGTTCCTCTTTAATCTGAAAAACAA
This DNA window, taken from Alosa sapidissima isolate fAloSap1 chromosome 11, fAloSap1.pri, whole genome shotgun sequence, encodes the following:
- the LOC121724336 gene encoding fibrous sheath CABYR-binding protein-like isoform X23, which encodes MTTNRKAPERDALEHVVKAIDKTAHLEVKFINSVKGRGVFAKSHFEKGNFVVEYRGQLIKSEESQRRRRVYHSQCAVFLFDFYWQERLWCIDAAQEDGSLGRLVNDENIRPNCKMKKLIVEGKPHLCLFALRNIIPGEEITYNYGGTDWPWRNKIEEEPVETMSPAVEAPETSPQLLEAPETSPQLAVLSSVSEKKIKEEPVETMSPAVEAPETSQQLAVLSSVSKKKIGKKRLMTKSAAVEAPKTSQPPAVLSTVSKKKIGKKRLMTKSAAVEAPKTSQPLAVLSTVSKKKIEEEPVETMSPAVEAPETSPQLLEAPETSPQLAVLSSVSEKKIKEEPVETMSPAVEAPETSQQLAVLSSVSKKKIGKKRLMTKSAAVEAPKTSQPPAVLSTVSKKKIGKKRLMTKSAAVEAPKTSQPLAVLSTVSKKKIEEEPVETMSPAVEAPETSPQLLEAPETSPQLAVLSSVSEKKIKEEPVETMSPAVEAPETSQQLAVLSSVSKKKIGKKRLMTKSAAVEAPKTSQPPAVLSTVSKKKIGKKRLMTKSAAVEAPKTSQPLAVLSTVSKKKIEEEPVETMSPAVEAPETSPQLLEAPETSPQLAVLSSVSEKKIEEEPVETMSPAVEAPETSPQLLEAPETSPQLAVLSSVSEKKIGKKRLMTKSAAVEAPKTSQPLAVLSTVSKKKIEEEPVETMSPAVEAPETSPQLLEAPETSPQLAVLSSVSEKKIGKKRLMTKSAAVEAPKTSQPPAVLSTVSKKKIEEEPVVTNSTAVEAPQTSQQPAVLSSVSKKKHNVYRCQLIVTISQSTQCLFELIDQHG
- the LOC121724336 gene encoding fibrous sheath CABYR-binding protein-like isoform X22, yielding MTTNRKAPERDALEHVVKAIDKTAHLEVKFINSVKGRGVFAKSHFEKGNFVVEYRGQLIKSEESQRRRRVYHSQCAVFLFDFYWQERLWCIDAAQEDGSLGRLVNDENIRPNCKMKKLIVEGKPHLCLFALRNIIPGEEITYNYGGTDWPWRNKIEEEPVETMSPAVEAPETSPQLLEAPETSPQLAVLSSVSEKKIKEEPVETMSPAVEAPETSQQLAVLSSVSKKKIGKKRLMTKSAAVEAPKTSQPPAVLSTVSKKKIGKKRLMTKSAAVEAPKTSQPLAVLSTVSKKKIEEEPVETMSPAVEAPETSPQLLEAPETSPQLAVLSSVSEKKIKEEPVETMSPAVEAPETSQQLAVLSSVSKKKIGKKRLMTKSAAVEAPKTSQPPAVLSTVSKKKIGKKRLMTKSAAVEAPKTSQPLAVLSTVSKKKIEEEPVETMSPAVEAPETSPQLLEAPETSPQLAVLSSVSEKKIKEEPVETMSPAVEAPETSQQLAVLSSVSKKKIGKKRLMTKSAAVEAPKTSQPPAVLSTVSKKKIGKKRLMTKSAAVEAPKTSQPLAVLSTVSKKKIEEEPVETMSPAVEAPETSPQLLEAPETSPQLAVLSSVSEKKIEEEPVETMSPAVEAPETSPQLLEAPETSPQLAVLSSVSEKKIGKKRLMTKSAAVEAPKTSQPLAVLSTVSKKKIEEEPVETMSPAVEAPETSPQLLEAPETSPQLAVLSSVSEKKIGKKRLMTKSAAVEAPKTSQPPAVLSTVSKKKIEEEPVVTNSTAVEAPQTSQQPAVLSSVSKKKIGEKRTVIESGLADRYETPEHCGLLSPKKKVWNFLFSCYCRKDQLLVLYKER